One part of the uncultured Bacteroides sp. genome encodes these proteins:
- a CDS encoding recombinase family protein: MRGAIYSRVSTEDQDYSKQTNELIDYAKATGIDIVYTFEEKISGFKNDREEFEKLRQLTKDDIDIILVWELSRLSRRSIFLQQQVREFADKGICIYSKKEALRTLNEDGSENQLGMFAIGITSMIAEQEVSTFKARTISSKRNKILKQGYSYTYAAPYGYDYNTETKKLSINDEEAEVVKRIFQLCIDGYSTYRIPVILNSEGLKTKGGKNWTVSTISSLLINTVYKGVGKLRLKSAEPQKGKKYRKILEYATVEAPAIIPTELYDLAISKMKERTVRSKSAGVKHFQLLRGLIKCPYCKISYTYSPFKSVYCCHDRYVKASNKTIECKSKSIKSHKIEYIIWETVKVLYYKELANNKTQENLKPLREEIEELEKKIAGLEKKQAELTGKANLIVNAAIDIKTQFPNLPELYTNKLKEVDSINKEAGKYLQEKETILKQIKSKESQIEAIQSISDINSIVNTITDGTEKYDLIHKVIDNIVIYNDERTSSIIIVTFKTGQVIYIGYYSSRKYNYYTIFYNSNDVYFDTEKKKGYIRTMIQASLSSFSLATATKEYSIKDFIDQFNQPDNRYYF; this comes from the coding sequence ATGAGAGGTGCAATTTATTCCAGAGTATCTACTGAAGATCAGGATTATAGTAAACAAACTAACGAACTAATAGACTATGCTAAAGCTACTGGTATAGATATAGTTTATACGTTTGAAGAGAAAATTAGTGGCTTCAAAAATGACAGAGAAGAATTTGAGAAGCTAAGACAGCTTACTAAAGATGATATAGATATTATTCTTGTATGGGAATTATCCAGATTAAGTAGAAGATCTATTTTCTTACAGCAGCAAGTAAGAGAATTTGCTGATAAAGGTATATGTATATATTCAAAGAAAGAAGCTTTACGTACTCTAAATGAAGATGGCTCTGAAAACCAGCTTGGAATGTTTGCTATTGGTATTACATCTATGATAGCAGAGCAGGAAGTTTCAACCTTTAAAGCTAGAACAATCTCATCTAAGAGAAACAAGATATTAAAGCAAGGTTATAGCTATACTTATGCAGCACCTTATGGTTATGACTACAATACAGAAACAAAGAAGTTATCTATAAATGACGAAGAGGCAGAAGTAGTAAAAAGAATCTTTCAACTTTGTATAGATGGCTATTCTACATATAGAATCCCTGTTATATTAAATAGTGAAGGGCTTAAAACAAAAGGTGGTAAGAACTGGACAGTATCAACTATATCTTCCTTGCTTATTAATACCGTTTATAAGGGTGTGGGTAAGCTTAGATTAAAAAGTGCAGAGCCCCAAAAAGGAAAGAAATATAGAAAGATATTAGAATATGCAACAGTGGAAGCACCAGCTATTATACCTACAGAGTTGTATGATCTGGCAATTAGTAAGATGAAAGAAAGGACTGTCAGAAGTAAGAGTGCTGGAGTTAAACACTTCCAATTATTAAGAGGTTTAATTAAGTGCCCATATTGTAAAATCTCTTATACCTATTCTCCTTTTAAGAGTGTCTATTGCTGTCACGATAGATATGTAAAGGCTTCAAATAAAACTATTGAATGTAAATCTAAGTCTATTAAGAGTCATAAGATTGAGTATATTATCTGGGAGACAGTAAAGGTCTTATATTATAAAGAGTTGGCTAATAACAAAACACAAGAAAACCTTAAGCCTTTAAGAGAAGAAATTGAAGAACTGGAAAAGAAGATAGCTGGACTGGAAAAGAAACAGGCAGAATTAACAGGTAAAGCAAATCTGATTGTTAATGCAGCTATTGATATTAAGACACAGTTCCCTAATCTACCAGAACTTTATACTAATAAACTAAAGGAAGTAGATTCTATAAATAAGGAAGCTGGTAAATACTTACAGGAAAAAGAGACTATACTTAAGCAGATTAAATCTAAAGAAAGCCAAATAGAAGCTATTCAGTCTATTTCAGATATAAATTCTATAGTCAATACTATTACTGATGGAACTGAGAAATATGATCTAATCCATAAAGTAATTGATAACATAGTTATATATAATGATGAACGTACATCTTCTATTATAATAGTAACATTTAAGACTGGGCAGGTTATTTATATTGGCTACTATTCATCTAGGAAGTATAATTACTACACTATTTTTTACAATTCCAATGATGTGTATTTTGATACTGAAAAGAAGAAGGGATATATCAGAACTATGATTCAAGCTTCTTTATCTAGCTTTAGCCTAGCAACTGCAACGAAAGAATATTCTATTAAGGATTTCATAGACCAATTTAACCAGCCTGACAATAGATACTATTTCTAA
- a CDS encoding leucine-rich repeat domain-containing protein, translating to MKKKFTLVLFAVMICTLPLCGQVSKTINITSAGTLNTLLTSDELKTVTNLTLTGQIDQRDFITMRDKMPALTNIDMKGVNILAYSNYAANEIPIDAFYTLYAVSRFKSIILPETLTSIGELAFCYCQKITSIKLPATLTNIGNHAFSDCTGLTNIILPSALTTIGDEAFNGCNFNTFKIEAIIPPSVERYTLNGIPIVYVPKGSRDSYKAANYWKDVFIIESEGSAQVGKSINVTTAGTLHTLLSQNELKTITDLTLSGQIDQRDFVTMRDSMPVLTNVDMKSIHVMAYSNFAANEIPEHAFNVLYNFSYFGKKSLTSIILPDAITAIKNSAFEDCSNLKNINLPAKLTSIGDKAYYGCKVGSCIIEAKTPPIIQSESLGSIQTFYVPKGSGEIYRTADYWKIKTIVEDEGTALHLNIYTPGTLSAEIESAGYKANEINFLVLEGQLNESDLSFIKSQMQGLITIDLSETNVTSIPVSTFTDKRNLLSIILPKSLKAVEANTFKGCTGLKNMKLPETLNSIENSAFESCTSLTNIDFPATVNYIGNNAFKDCSSLTDLKLPDSLVSIGESTFSYCASLKSVEVEKRLSSIGNNAFSYCISLANIEFPETLTKIGNEAFSNCINLANINFSVGLTDIGHFAFSGCNSLTSIELPEGLKTTGYASFYKCSNLRDVKLPETLNYIGGGTFLYCYCLTNINIPEVLISIGDNALSRTSITTINLPETLTYLSSEAFSYCTKLTKINFPSSLNGIGRYLFAGCSNLSEISTLRSSPIDLTAFLDHGVYIFSGVNKNTCKLIVPKGSVDAYKAAPVWKDFKNIIEFDATSINTASSAPTKTWTANGMIYISSEKLMNTVELFTLSGKAQSKIHVGESTCQIDMNNEKMVIIKIIYLDGSSETIKVVNNQ from the coding sequence ATGAAAAAGAAGTTTACACTAGTTTTATTTGCAGTAATGATCTGCACCCTACCTCTTTGTGGGCAGGTGAGTAAAACCATAAATATTACCTCTGCAGGTACACTTAATACGCTGCTTACTTCTGATGAATTAAAGACAGTTACCAATTTAACTCTCACCGGACAAATTGATCAAAGAGATTTTATTACTATGAGAGATAAGATGCCCGCTCTGACAAATATTGACATGAAAGGTGTTAATATTTTAGCTTATAGTAATTATGCGGCAAATGAGATACCAATAGATGCTTTTTATACACTATATGCAGTAAGTAGATTCAAATCAATTATTCTTCCGGAAACGCTAACCAGTATAGGAGAACTGGCTTTTTGTTATTGCCAAAAAATAACAAGTATCAAACTTCCGGCAACGCTTACTAATATCGGGAACCATGCATTTAGTGACTGTACAGGGTTAACAAACATTATTCTACCATCAGCACTAACAACTATAGGCGACGAAGCGTTTAACGGATGCAACTTTAATACTTTTAAAATTGAAGCAATAATTCCTCCGAGCGTCGAGAGATACACTTTAAACGGAATTCCAATTGTATATGTGCCTAAAGGATCAAGAGATAGCTATAAGGCAGCTAATTATTGGAAAGATGTATTTATAATTGAAAGTGAAGGGAGTGCTCAAGTCGGTAAATCGATAAATGTTACAACAGCCGGAACACTTCACACATTGCTCTCTCAGAATGAGCTAAAAACTATTACCGACTTGACTCTTTCCGGGCAAATAGATCAAAGGGATTTTGTTACTATGAGAGATAGTATGCCTGTTTTGACAAATGTTGATATGAAGAGTATTCATGTTATGGCATATAGTAATTTTGCTGCAAATGAGATTCCAGAACATGCTTTTAATGTACTTTACAATTTCTCATATTTCGGAAAAAAATCCTTAACATCGATTATCCTTCCCGATGCTATTACAGCTATTAAAAATTCGGCATTTGAAGATTGTTCTAACTTAAAAAACATCAATCTTCCAGCAAAACTAACATCTATTGGAGACAAGGCTTATTACGGCTGTAAAGTAGGTTCTTGCATCATTGAAGCAAAAACGCCTCCGATCATTCAATCGGAATCCTTAGGTAGTATCCAGACTTTTTATGTACCTAAAGGATCTGGAGAAATTTATAGAACAGCCGATTACTGGAAAATCAAAACAATAGTTGAAGATGAAGGAACAGCCCTACACTTAAATATTTATACTCCAGGAACATTATCAGCAGAAATAGAATCTGCAGGCTATAAGGCAAATGAAATTAACTTTCTAGTTTTAGAGGGACAACTAAATGAATCCGACCTTTCATTTATAAAATCTCAAATGCAAGGGTTAATTACAATCGATCTCAGCGAAACAAATGTAACTTCTATACCTGTCAGTACATTTACTGATAAAAGAAACCTTTTAAGCATTATACTTCCAAAATCGCTCAAAGCAGTAGAAGCAAATACATTTAAAGGTTGTACCGGTTTAAAAAACATGAAACTTCCAGAAACATTGAATTCTATAGAAAACAGCGCATTTGAAAGTTGTACCAGCCTTACAAACATCGACTTTCCTGCAACTGTGAATTACATTGGAAACAATGCATTCAAGGATTGTAGCAGTTTAACAGACTTAAAGCTTCCTGATTCACTTGTTTCCATTGGAGAAAGTACATTTAGCTATTGTGCTAGTTTAAAAAGTGTTGAAGTCGAAAAAAGACTGTCTAGCATTGGAAATAATGCGTTTAGTTACTGCATCAGTTTGGCTAATATTGAATTTCCTGAGACATTAACTAAGATCGGAAATGAAGCTTTTTCAAATTGTATAAACTTAGCCAACATAAACTTTTCAGTGGGATTAACAGATATCGGACACTTTGCGTTTTCAGGTTGTAACAGTTTAACAAGCATAGAACTTCCTGAAGGACTTAAGACGACAGGATATGCCTCATTCTATAAGTGTTCTAATCTGAGAGATGTAAAATTACCAGAAACATTAAATTATATAGGCGGTGGCACATTTCTTTATTGTTATTGTTTGACTAACATAAACATTCCTGAAGTATTAATTTCTATTGGAGATAATGCGTTAAGTCGTACCAGCATAACAACTATTAATCTCCCGGAAACATTAACATATTTATCAAGCGAAGCATTTAGTTATTGCACGAAACTGACAAAAATAAATTTTCCATCCAGTCTTAATGGAATAGGACGTTATTTATTTGCGGGATGCAGTAATTTATCGGAGATAAGCACACTAAGATCAAGTCCAATAGACCTTACAGCTTTTCTTGACCATGGCGTATATATTTTTAGCGGTGTAAATAAAAACACCTGTAAACTAATAGTTCCCAAAGGATCTGTTGATGCATATAAAGCAGCACCTGTATGGAAAGACTTTAAAAACATAATTGAGTTTGATGCAACAAGTATAAACACTGCATCATCCGCTCCTACCAAAACATGGACTGCAAATGGAATGATTTATATCTCAAGTGAGAAACTTATGAATACCGTTGAATTATTCACTTTATCGGGAAAGGCTCAATCAAAGATTCATGTCGGAGAATCTACATGCCAGATAGATATGAATAATGAAAAAATGGTTATTATCAAAATTATATACCTTGATGGCTCGTCAGAAACAATTAAGGTAGTAAACAACCAATAA
- a CDS encoding carboxypeptidase regulatory-like domain-containing protein, with translation MRYLYLFIIEALILASFNSCILNETAEPVTISGTITNSSGIGIPQVAIEIDASSEKISTITETDGTYSVTVPTGGTAIITLSKEGYTTRTKHIAFGMGDHKIFNLKMNTLVQDSYFKVDMTEASVKKMKGEVYASITTNIDFDFDCKENWIKCTKYKNGITIIYDTNYSFEERSATVTLTSEYENIHTIKITQEAGPPFELKNYIGKDNNSDFSTTVPFITLSNDAKLTSVSSSYEGLDLTTEYSPDKRTIYFPNIKVPAFTPVTISYTVESPTKEKLDGQFELKAFINSTSTTSNIAQKVLFTKDSKYCWVYTYVSGSSTLIQYSSSDLSVSGNIPWNQSTYSTVSYNRYNNCLYISKKNESKVDVYNATTGQFIKELDLSSSLNGNSISDIEFAENGYGLTFVNNLLYYIDSADNNKCGVFSNDPSLYNPSDPNKLIVKTIATCNNGKTFVLTDKSAEINNVFTIDAYSKKMTSYYNLRDYYYATSNSYPGVLLGSSKDVTYIDFSTGLRRDIISNYTGNRGSILLNGEQYPTVLTSVLSTISIENGQQKKFELNKNGATSVSNIYSSNNGEVLVIVYSNKIYLFSTEIFTKNSNKLK, from the coding sequence ATGCGTTACCTTTATCTTTTTATCATAGAAGCACTTATTTTAGCCTCTTTCAATTCATGTATTCTCAATGAAACGGCGGAACCAGTGACTATTTCCGGAACAATAACCAACTCTTCCGGGATTGGCATACCGCAAGTTGCAATAGAAATAGATGCCTCCTCAGAAAAAATAAGCACAATTACCGAAACAGATGGAACATATAGTGTAACCGTACCTACCGGAGGAACAGCAATTATAACTTTATCAAAAGAAGGGTATACAACCCGTACAAAGCATATAGCCTTTGGTATGGGTGATCATAAGATTTTTAATTTAAAAATGAATACGCTTGTTCAAGATTCATATTTCAAAGTAGACATGACAGAAGCATCGGTCAAGAAGATGAAAGGAGAAGTATATGCCTCAATCACAACGAATATTGATTTTGATTTTGATTGTAAAGAGAACTGGATAAAATGTACAAAATATAAAAATGGCATTACAATTATTTATGATACGAATTATTCGTTTGAAGAACGTTCTGCTACCGTCACACTAACATCAGAGTATGAAAATATACATACTATTAAAATAACTCAGGAAGCTGGTCCTCCTTTTGAACTTAAAAATTATATCGGCAAAGATAACAATTCCGATTTCTCTACTACTGTTCCATTTATTACGTTAAGTAATGATGCAAAACTTACATCAGTAAGTTCATCTTATGAAGGGTTAGATTTAACTACTGAATATTCTCCTGATAAGAGAACAATCTATTTTCCCAATATTAAAGTTCCGGCTTTTACTCCTGTTACTATCTCATATACAGTTGAATCGCCCACTAAAGAAAAACTGGATGGCCAGTTCGAACTTAAAGCTTTTATAAACAGTACCAGTACAACAAGTAATATTGCACAAAAAGTTCTTTTTACAAAAGATAGCAAATATTGTTGGGTATATACCTATGTTTCCGGAAGCTCTACTTTAATTCAATATTCATCGAGTGATCTTTCTGTTTCCGGAAACATTCCATGGAACCAAAGCACATACAGTACTGTATCTTATAACAGATATAATAATTGTCTGTACATTTCCAAGAAGAATGAAAGCAAAGTAGATGTATACAATGCAACAACCGGCCAATTTATTAAAGAACTCGATCTATCTTCTTCCTTAAATGGAAATTCTATTTCCGATATTGAATTCGCTGAGAATGGTTATGGACTTACCTTTGTTAATAATCTGTTATATTATATAGACTCTGCAGATAATAATAAGTGCGGAGTGTTTTCAAATGATCCATCTTTATATAACCCTTCAGACCCTAATAAACTTATTGTAAAAACTATCGCGACCTGCAACAACGGAAAAACGTTTGTTTTAACTGACAAAAGTGCTGAAATTAATAATGTATTTACTATTGATGCATACAGCAAAAAAATGACCAGCTATTACAATCTCAGAGATTATTATTACGCAACCAGTAATTCCTATCCAGGAGTTTTATTAGGTTCCTCAAAAGATGTTACATATATTGATTTTTCAACCGGTTTAAGGCGCGATATTATATCAAATTATACGGGTAACAGAGGTTCCATTCTTTTGAATGGAGAGCAATATCCAACAGTACTGACATCTGTTTTGTCAACTATATCCATTGAAAACGGACAGCAAAAGAAATTTGAGCTAAATAAAAACGGAGCAACTTCCGTTTCCAACATCTACTCATCAAATAATGGTGAAGTACTCGTGATAGTATATAGCAATAAAATATATCTTTTTAGTACTGAGATATTCACTAAGAACAGTAATAAGTTAAAATAA